Proteins encoded together in one Candidatus Obscuribacterales bacterium window:
- a CDS encoding PhoX family phosphatase yields the protein MSDKRSLRQKYAQILKGETHCDDPRQHNHGDEPICNQSNNPDFASILGSRLQRRQVLKGSLALAVTSMFAGPAINTLRTRPAAASSTLLGFKAVPVGELDTVIVPEGYTASPLVSFGEPITGSYPAYSLDNTGTDQAMQMGSHHDGMHFFPIEGESPYEGSSDDGLLVVNHEYVEPRYMHTAAIGMALDSDGVPMMGEMRDADQVLKELNGHGVSVVRVRKQANGTWAMEQDDRNRRITGLTPMEISGPVRGSDLVKTRYSPDGTRTRGTLNNCAHGVTPWNTYLASEENWAGYFRNGDVVTGSNQGEVEPNLPREHARYGVATGVSRYGWELASTGADDYIRFDASTKAASPIQDYRNEPNTFGWFVEIDPFDPTSTPQKRTALGRFAHEGVVFQPAVEGEPVVCYSGDDARFEYVYKYVSAQPYFSATAGGYLLDNGTLYVARFNEDGSGEWIALVFGQHGLTPENGFNSQADVLVNTRTAADFVGATKMDRPEWGAVDPSTKQVYFTLTNNSRRTDDEVDAPNPRAANEWGHIIRWSESNNDPTSRTFQWDLFVLAGPEDDSTTLNGQALNEDSKFCCPDGLWFDASSRLWIQTDISESVMNTGNFVQFGNNQMLAADPVTGEIRRFLTGPIGQEITGVVTTPDQRTMFINVQHPGATVTADEFAAGNLKSRWPDQSTSMYPRSSTVVITKDDGGMIGT from the coding sequence TCTAGGCAGCCGTCTCCAGCGTCGCCAAGTGCTTAAGGGCAGCTTGGCCTTGGCCGTCACTTCGATGTTTGCTGGGCCAGCGATCAACACCCTGCGCACTCGCCCGGCTGCAGCCAGCAGCACCCTTCTAGGCTTCAAAGCGGTTCCGGTCGGCGAGCTTGACACCGTTATTGTTCCTGAAGGGTACACAGCTAGCCCCTTAGTGTCGTTTGGAGAACCGATCACCGGTAGCTATCCTGCCTACAGCCTAGACAACACGGGCACAGACCAGGCTATGCAAATGGGTAGCCACCATGATGGCATGCACTTCTTCCCCATTGAAGGTGAGTCGCCCTACGAAGGTAGCTCTGATGATGGTCTCTTGGTGGTCAACCATGAATATGTTGAGCCGCGCTACATGCACACCGCTGCCATCGGCATGGCCCTGGACAGTGATGGCGTGCCCATGATGGGCGAGATGCGCGATGCTGATCAGGTGCTGAAGGAACTCAACGGTCATGGCGTCAGTGTTGTACGGGTGCGCAAACAGGCCAATGGCACCTGGGCCATGGAACAGGATGACCGTAACCGTCGGATCACTGGGTTAACTCCCATGGAGATCAGCGGACCAGTGCGCGGCAGCGACTTAGTGAAAACGCGCTATAGCCCTGATGGGACTCGCACCCGTGGCACCCTCAACAACTGTGCCCATGGCGTTACCCCCTGGAATACCTATCTTGCTTCTGAAGAAAACTGGGCAGGCTACTTCCGCAACGGCGATGTAGTTACAGGCAGCAACCAAGGGGAAGTGGAACCCAATCTACCCCGTGAACATGCACGCTACGGTGTGGCAACAGGTGTTTCTCGCTATGGCTGGGAACTGGCTAGCACCGGCGCTGATGACTACATCCGCTTTGATGCCTCCACCAAGGCCGCCAGCCCCATCCAAGACTACCGCAACGAACCCAATACCTTTGGTTGGTTCGTGGAAATTGATCCCTTTGATCCCACCAGCACCCCCCAAAAGCGTACAGCTCTGGGTCGGTTTGCCCATGAAGGCGTGGTTTTCCAGCCTGCTGTGGAAGGAGAACCGGTGGTGTGCTACTCCGGCGATGATGCTCGCTTTGAGTATGTGTATAAGTATGTGTCTGCCCAACCCTATTTCAGCGCAACGGCTGGCGGCTATTTGTTGGACAACGGCACCCTCTACGTGGCTCGGTTCAACGAAGACGGCAGCGGCGAATGGATTGCGCTGGTGTTTGGACAACATGGCTTGACACCGGAGAACGGGTTCAATAGCCAAGCAGATGTCTTGGTTAATACCCGGACAGCCGCGGACTTTGTGGGCGCCACCAAGATGGATCGTCCTGAGTGGGGCGCGGTAGATCCTAGCACCAAGCAAGTCTACTTCACCCTGACCAACAACAGCCGCCGGACAGATGACGAGGTAGATGCTCCCAACCCTCGGGCAGCCAATGAGTGGGGACATATTATTCGCTGGAGTGAAAGCAACAATGACCCTACCTCCAGAACCTTCCAGTGGGATCTCTTTGTCTTGGCCGGGCCAGAGGACGATAGCACAACGCTCAATGGTCAGGCCTTGAATGAAGATAGCAAGTTCTGCTGTCCAGATGGACTATGGTTTGATGCTAGCAGCCGTCTGTGGATTCAGACGGATATCAGCGAAAGCGTCATGAATACTGGGAACTTTGTGCAGTTTGGCAATAACCAAATGCTGGCCGCTGACCCGGTCACGGGTGAAATCCGTCGCTTCCTGACGGGCCCCATTGGTCAAGAAATTACTGGTGTGGTCACAACCCCGGATCAGCGCACGATGTTCATTAACGTGCAGCATCCTGGGGCAACGGTGACGGCGGACGAGTTTGCTGCTGGCAACCTCAAGTCTCGCTGGCCGGATCAGAGTACCTCCATG